A section of the Nitrososphaerota archaeon genome encodes:
- a CDS encoding HYR domain-containing protein: MQLKIATIVAFFVFTMVLSQPALAAVNYPHVSSFGTQGLVKTGAFNYPQYAALDDSGNIYVTDLGNARVQKFDNDGEFLHAWGSKGTGKSEFQEPAGIAVGGGHVYVVDHEQNVIKKFNTNGNFVSSWGGTGTEPGKLNLPNGIAVSKDNFVFVVDTGNSRVQKFDSTGKFMSIIGFSGTSDGGFLTPLGIALDSDGNVFVADAGNKKILKFNSNGAFLTSYSSSVGGLAISPDGIDIDSGSNLILADSINNRIVVLDKDGKSVTVFGKTGIGNSQFKMPKDVVVDSDGDLFVVDSSNHRIQKFGSKDTATESTTTTPKTTTTTTKPLGTDFKKPTITPPKDLYVEATGGLTRVSIGQAIATDISGIKSLNSNAPEEFPLGITTVIWTAIDNAGNMGIATQTITVGDSTPPVISGLTDITLEANGAQNTVSLGNPTVNDSVGVLSIENDAPDTYQYGETIVTWTAIDVAKNEAIVTQTVTIIDTKPPKVKTPSAITYEATSLDQNSVELGQPSVTDNSEISSITNDAPQSFPLGETTVTWAAVDLAGNVGSATQKVTIIDTTKPAILPILDLTIEAISEKQNIVSLIPPNATDIQAVTITNNAPTFFPIGDTKVTWMAKDVSGNNSTINQTITIVDTLAPTLIVPADVTKEATGKTGNIVSLGEPVATDATGVSSISHNGSSDYPFGTTIVAWTATDNYGNTVSKTQNVTIIDTTAPGISAPPNIIFEATDTTGNIVKLGTPKTTDLVEVASVTSDAPESFSLGDTSITWTATDTSGNTKTSTQLVSVVDTTAPVIYVPADVIQEATGKEGTQVSIGDAKVSDVIKVESVTSDAPESFQLGETIVTWTATDSSGNISTANQKVTIIDTTAPSIMAPSDITQEATSASDNVVSFQLPTASDTISEVNITSDAPESFQLGETIVTWTATDSAGNTSTATQKITIEDTTKPTISAPSDITQEATSKLENRVTLETPSVSDNVGIESITNNAPEFFPVGDTIVTWTATDSSGLISTVEQKVGIVDTTKPEIRVFDITVEATNENKNAVDFGNIKTNDLVEVVSVTNDAPDYFMLGVTTVTWTATDEAGNSATVSQTITVQDTTSPIITIPSDVSFEATSPTDNAVSLGEPIASDTVSEVTISNDAPKSFSLGETLVTWVVSDSSGNSATATQKITISDNTNPIITSPADITQEATSSSDNVVELGEAKAEDKVALVSVENDAPESFQLGETIVTWTATDSAGNTSTATQKITIEDTTKPTISAPSDITQEATSKLENRVTLETPSVSDNVGIESITNNAPEFFPVGDTIVTWTAKDSTGNSESVSQKITIVDTVPPKFSKMSDNTVEATSKDGNSVTLVVPTVFDILDITSLTNDAPLQFPLGETTVTWTATDEAGNSATATQRITIQDTTSPIITPPEDVTVEATSFRENTVSLGEADAADLVEISTITNDAPSVFQLGETIVTWTTTDLSGNIASATQKITLVDTTTPKITQPEGLIVEATSATQNIISLSLPIAQDTVSDVHIENDAPSVFALGDTIVTWTATDEAGNTSTITQKVTVVDTSTPTLAIPDNIVIDATSLKTPVSVGVATATDLTDDTPNITNDAPETFPLGQTIVTWTVQDMFGNSMSKTQTVNVEACGKPESSYNVIIGTEDDDILVGTNRADLIISLGGDDIITAGKGNDCILAGDGDDIIYGNEGNDYINGGDGADILKGQSGEDFLIGLTGVDIIDGGDDSDSCIVSENDDDILIKCE, encoded by the coding sequence ATGCAGCTAAAAATAGCTACGATAGTAGCGTTTTTTGTTTTTACTATGGTATTATCCCAGCCTGCGCTGGCAGCCGTGAATTATCCACATGTATCCAGCTTTGGAACACAGGGGCTAGTCAAGACCGGCGCATTTAACTATCCTCAATATGCCGCACTAGATGATTCCGGCAACATCTATGTCACAGATCTTGGAAATGCGCGAGTCCAGAAATTTGACAACGATGGCGAATTCCTACATGCATGGGGCTCCAAGGGAACTGGCAAGTCTGAGTTTCAAGAACCTGCAGGAATTGCAGTGGGCGGAGGCCACGTCTATGTGGTAGACCATGAACAAAACGTTATAAAAAAATTTAACACCAATGGAAACTTTGTCTCCTCGTGGGGAGGAACAGGAACCGAGCCGGGCAAGCTAAATCTTCCAAATGGTATTGCAGTGTCCAAAGACAATTTTGTTTTTGTTGTTGATACGGGCAACTCGCGGGTTCAAAAATTTGATTCTACTGGAAAATTTATGTCCATCATTGGCTTTAGTGGAACATCTGATGGCGGATTTCTAACACCGCTTGGAATAGCATTGGATTCAGACGGGAATGTTTTCGTCGCTGATGCTGGAAACAAAAAAATTCTTAAATTCAACTCTAATGGGGCATTTTTAACCAGCTATAGTTCTTCAGTTGGTGGTCTTGCTATTTCTCCAGACGGAATTGATATTGATTCGGGATCAAATCTGATCCTTGCAGATTCTATCAATAATAGAATCGTAGTGTTGGACAAAGATGGAAAGTCAGTGACCGTCTTTGGCAAGACAGGAATAGGCAATTCTCAATTTAAGATGCCAAAGGATGTTGTGGTAGACTCTGATGGCGATTTGTTTGTAGTGGATTCTAGCAATCACAGAATTCAAAAGTTTGGCTCCAAAGACACCGCAACAGAGAGCACAACTACAACCCCCAAAACAACCACAACTACCACAAAACCCTTAGGAACTGATTTCAAAAAACCCACAATCACACCTCCAAAGGACCTTTACGTAGAGGCAACAGGTGGCCTGACCAGAGTATCTATAGGCCAAGCGATTGCAACTGACATATCTGGCATAAAATCCCTTAACAGCAACGCACCAGAGGAATTCCCGCTTGGTATAACCACAGTAATCTGGACTGCAATAGACAATGCCGGAAACATGGGAATTGCGACCCAGACCATTACCGTTGGCGATTCCACACCCCCAGTAATTTCTGGGTTGACTGATATCACACTAGAAGCAAATGGTGCTCAAAACACTGTAAGCCTTGGCAACCCAACAGTAAATGATTCGGTTGGAGTCTTATCAATAGAAAACGATGCACCAGATACATATCAATATGGAGAGACAATAGTCACCTGGACTGCAATCGATGTTGCAAAAAACGAGGCAATTGTAACACAGACCGTAACAATAATTGACACTAAACCGCCAAAGGTAAAGACACCATCTGCAATAACTTATGAGGCAACAAGCCTTGATCAGAACTCTGTGGAATTAGGCCAGCCATCAGTCACCGATAATTCTGAAATATCATCAATTACAAATGATGCGCCGCAATCTTTTCCACTGGGTGAGACCACTGTAACGTGGGCCGCAGTGGACTTAGCTGGAAATGTAGGTTCTGCAACGCAAAAGGTCACCATAATAGATACAACAAAGCCAGCAATTCTACCGATTTTAGACCTAACAATAGAGGCGATATCTGAAAAGCAGAACATAGTTTCTCTGATTCCACCAAATGCAACCGATATTCAAGCTGTCACCATAACTAACAATGCACCGACTTTTTTCCCGATAGGTGATACCAAAGTAACATGGATGGCAAAGGACGTTTCTGGAAACAATTCTACCATAAACCAGACAATCACAATAGTAGATACTTTGGCCCCAACCTTGATTGTTCCAGCCGACGTAACCAAAGAGGCGACTGGCAAGACAGGCAACATTGTATCTCTTGGCGAGCCTGTAGCAACTGACGCAACAGGTGTATCATCAATTAGTCACAATGGATCTTCAGATTATCCGTTTGGAACCACTATAGTAGCTTGGACTGCAACTGATAATTATGGAAATACAGTATCTAAGACCCAAAATGTCACCATTATAGATACTACCGCTCCTGGAATCTCCGCCCCGCCAAACATTATCTTTGAGGCAACAGACACAACCGGAAATATCGTGAAACTTGGAACTCCAAAGACGACTGATCTAGTCGAAGTAGCATCTGTTACTAGCGATGCGCCAGAATCATTCTCACTAGGAGACACCAGTATAACTTGGACTGCAACTGATACTTCGGGCAACACAAAAACCTCCACACAACTAGTCTCTGTAGTAGACACAACAGCGCCAGTAATCTATGTTCCAGCTGATGTAATACAAGAGGCAACAGGAAAGGAGGGAACACAAGTATCGATTGGGGATGCCAAAGTAAGCGATGTAATCAAGGTCGAATCCGTTACTAGCGATGCACCGGAGTCATTCCAATTGGGCGAGACCATTGTAACCTGGACTGCAACAGATTCATCAGGAAATATCTCGACTGCAAATCAAAAAGTCACCATTATCGATACCACCGCACCAAGCATTATGGCACCGTCTGATATCACCCAAGAGGCAACATCTGCTTCAGATAATGTGGTATCATTTCAATTACCAACTGCATCTGATACAATAAGCGAAGTTAACATAACTAGCGATGCACCAGAGTCATTCCAATTGGGCGAGACCATTGTAACCTGGACTGCAACCGACTCTGCTGGAAACACAAGCACTGCCACTCAAAAAATAACAATAGAAGACACCACAAAACCGACAATTTCTGCACCGTCTGATATCACCCAAGAGGCAACATCGAAACTGGAAAACAGAGTAACCCTAGAGACGCCATCAGTATCGGATAACGTCGGAATTGAATCCATTACTAACAATGCACCTGAATTCTTCCCAGTAGGGGATACAATTGTAACCTGGACTGCAACAGATTCATCCGGTCTGATATCTACTGTGGAGCAAAAAGTAGGTATTGTGGACACCACCAAACCAGAAATCCGCGTATTTGATATCACGGTAGAAGCAACAAACGAGAACAAGAACGCAGTTGACTTTGGAAATATCAAGACAAATGATCTAGTTGAGGTGGTATCAGTAACTAACGATGCACCAGATTATTTCATGCTAGGAGTAACCACTGTCACCTGGACTGCAACAGATGAGGCTGGAAACTCGGCTACTGTAAGTCAGACTATAACTGTACAAGACACGACATCGCCAATTATCACAATACCATCAGATGTATCCTTTGAGGCAACATCGCCGACTGATAATGCGGTATCTCTTGGCGAACCAATAGCATCTGACACGGTAAGTGAGGTTACGATATCAAACGATGCACCAAAATCATTCTCACTGGGTGAAACCCTAGTCACCTGGGTAGTAAGCGATTCATCGGGCAACTCGGCTACCGCCACTCAAAAAATCACAATATCTGATAATACAAATCCAATTATCACATCGCCAGCAGATATCACCCAAGAGGCAACCTCGTCATCTGATAATGTTGTAGAATTGGGAGAAGCAAAAGCAGAAGATAAAGTTGCACTGGTATCAGTTGAAAACGATGCACCAGAGTCATTCCAATTGGGCGAGACCATTGTAACCTGGACTGCAACCGACTCTGCTGGAAACACAAGCACTGCCACTCAAAAAATAACAATAGAAGACACCACAAAACCGACAATTTCTGCACCGTCTGATATCACCCAAGAGGCAACATCGAAACTGGAAAACAGAGTAACCCTAGAGACGCCATCAGTATCGGATAACGTCGGAATTGAATCCATTACTAACAATGCACCTGAATTCTTCCCAGTAGGGGATACAATTGTAACCTGGACTGCCAAGGACAGCACGGGCAACTCAGAGTCGGTATCTCAAAAGATTACCATAGTTGATACTGTTCCACCAAAGTTTTCTAAAATGTCAGATAATACCGTAGAAGCGACAAGCAAGGATGGCAATTCTGTGACCCTAGTAGTACCAACTGTCTTTGATATTTTGGATATTACATCATTGACCAATGACGCTCCATTACAATTCCCGCTGGGAGAAACAACAGTTACCTGGACTGCAACAGACGAGGCGGGCAACTCAGCCACTGCAACACAACGAATCACCATACAAGATACGACATCGCCAATAATTACGCCACCAGAAGACGTTACCGTGGAGGCAACATCATTTAGAGAAAACACTGTATCTCTTGGAGAAGCAGATGCAGCAGATCTAGTGGAAATATCCACAATAACAAACGATGCACCATCTGTGTTCCAATTGGGCGAGACCATTGTAACCTGGACTACAACTGACCTGTCAGGAAACATAGCGTCTGCAACCCAGAAAATCACTCTAGTAGACACTACTACACCAAAAATAACACAACCTGAAGGCTTGATAGTAGAGGCTACATCTGCAACGCAAAACATAATTTCATTATCATTACCAATTGCACAAGACACAGTAAGCGACGTTCACATCGAAAACGATGCACCGTCTGTATTTGCGCTAGGCGATACCATTGTAACCTGGACTGCAACAGACGAGGCAGGAAATACATCCACCATAACACAAAAGGTAACTGTGGTAGATACTTCAACACCAACACTGGCCATTCCTGATAATATAGTGATTGATGCAACATCGCTCAAGACACCAGTATCCGTGGGTGTTGCAACCGCGACTGATCTTACGGATGATACGCCAAACATAACTAACGATGCCCCAGAAACATTTCCACTTGGACAGACAATAGTAACTTGGACAGTACAGGACATGTTCGGCAACTCGATGAGCAAAACCCAGACAGTAAATGTGGAAGCATGCGGCAAACCAGAATCGTCATACAATGTCATAATCGGTACAGAAGACGACGATATTCTAGTAGGGACAAATCGAGCTGACCTAATAATCAGCCTTGGAGGAGACGATATCATAACTGCAGGTAAAGGAAACGACTGTATTTTGGCAGGTGACGGTGATGACATCATATATGGAAACGAAGGAAACGACTACATCAATGGCGGAGACGGCGCAGATATACTCAAGGGACAGTCTGGCGAGGATTTCCTAATTGGATTGACTGGTGTTGATATAATTGATGGCGGTGATGATTCAGACTCTTGTATAGTATCGGAAAATGACGATGACATTCTCATAAAATGTGAATAA
- a CDS encoding ABC transporter — MMLYDTYTVFWRELKRYRKSRSGVLIRLIQPAIWIIVIGHTFAGTQPLIQSVGFDGSYLEFMAPGVIILTAIFTSVFGGVNTLWDRRYGFMNKALVSPASRSSIALGKMLAISMISAIQSALIIGIAILIGVTFSNLLVIIPIMAIVILFSLGFSGISVIVAATAKSQETFWGIINFLGMPLFMLSPALFPLELLPDWLATVARLNPVTYTVLLVREMMTGVTEGVSAVMSLGIIGAFVVSMLVIASYVFTREVNKPF, encoded by the coding sequence CTTGATCAGACTGATCCAACCCGCAATCTGGATAATTGTAATAGGACACACCTTTGCTGGAACACAACCCCTTATCCAGTCTGTGGGTTTTGATGGAAGCTATCTGGAGTTCATGGCGCCTGGAGTCATAATTCTGACTGCGATATTTACCAGTGTTTTTGGCGGTGTAAACACATTATGGGACAGAAGGTACGGATTCATGAACAAGGCGCTGGTGTCTCCAGCTTCAAGATCATCAATTGCGCTTGGAAAAATGCTTGCGATATCTATGATCTCTGCAATACAGTCGGCATTGATAATTGGAATTGCTATTCTAATTGGTGTCACATTTTCAAACCTCTTGGTAATCATTCCAATAATGGCAATTGTAATTTTATTTTCTTTAGGATTTTCCGGAATTTCCGTAATTGTGGCTGCCACTGCAAAATCGCAAGAGACGTTCTGGGGAATAATAAATTTTCTTGGGATGCCGCTTTTCATGCTAAGTCCTGCTTTATTCCCATTGGAATTGCTCCCTGACTGGCTTGCGACAGTTGCTAGGCTAAACCCTGTTACCTATACCGTTCTTCTAGTGCGTGAAATGATGACTGGTGTGACGGAAGGCGTGTCTGCAGTAATGAGCCTGGGCATAATTGGCGCATTTGTGGTCTCGATGTTAGTTATTGCAAGCTATGTCTTTACGCGCGAAGTCAACAAACCGTTCTAA